From the Nocardiopsis changdeensis genome, one window contains:
- a CDS encoding SAM-dependent methyltransferase: protein MTDPSSDEHPPPIDTTAAHSARVWNYWLGGKDNYPVDREVGDYVLAAYPEMVEAARADRGFLIRAVTHMAREEGVRQFLDVGTGLPTHNNTHEVARRVDPGAAVVYVDNDPMVLAHARALLTGGAGDVHYVDADLREPDKVLAAARDHLDFTRPIGLTVLGTMGHTEDTAEAYALTRAYIDALPPGSFFALCDGTDTSEPMVEAARRWNDTAALPYHLRTPQEIAGFFAGLELVEPGVVSASLWRPDGTEVGDPAHVDQYCGLARKP, encoded by the coding sequence ATGACCGACCCCTCATCCGACGAACACCCGCCCCCCATCGACACCACGGCGGCCCACTCCGCCCGGGTCTGGAACTACTGGCTCGGCGGCAAGGACAACTACCCCGTGGACCGCGAGGTCGGCGACTACGTGCTCGCCGCCTACCCGGAGATGGTCGAGGCCGCCCGCGCCGACCGGGGCTTCCTCATCCGAGCGGTCACCCACATGGCCCGCGAGGAGGGCGTCCGCCAGTTCCTCGACGTCGGCACCGGCCTGCCCACCCACAACAACACCCACGAGGTCGCCCGGCGGGTGGACCCCGGCGCCGCCGTGGTCTACGTCGACAACGACCCCATGGTCCTGGCCCACGCCCGGGCGCTGCTCACCGGCGGCGCGGGCGACGTCCACTACGTCGACGCCGACCTGCGCGAACCGGACAAGGTGCTGGCCGCCGCCCGCGACCACCTGGACTTCACCCGCCCCATCGGCCTGACGGTCCTGGGCACCATGGGGCACACCGAGGACACCGCCGAGGCCTACGCCCTCACCCGCGCCTACATCGACGCCCTGCCCCCGGGGAGCTTCTTCGCCCTGTGCGACGGCACCGACACCAGCGAACCGATGGTGGAGGCGGCCCGCCGGTGGAACGACACCGCCGCGCTGCCCTACCACCTGCGCACCCCGCAGGAGATCGCCGGGTTCTTCGCGGGGCTCGAACTCGTGGAACCGGGTGTGGTCTCGGCGTCCCTGTGGCGGCCGGACGGGACCGAGGTGGGCGACCCCGCCCACGTGGACCAGTACTGCGGGCTG